The following are encoded together in the Salvia hispanica cultivar TCC Black 2014 chromosome 6, UniMelb_Shisp_WGS_1.0, whole genome shotgun sequence genome:
- the LOC125195118 gene encoding uncharacterized protein LOC125195118 has translation MGICSSSESSCVVATAKLILEDGRLQEYSHPVRVSYLLQKFPDSFICNSDEMGFDDVVLGVTDDEELQLGQIYFALPLSLLNRRLLPQDMAALAVKASSALGRNVVVFSAKNPPGNAGSWRRRGKFSARLNVIPE, from the coding sequence ATGGGGATATGCAGTTCTAGCGAGTCAAGTTGTGTAGTAGCGACGGCTAAGTTGATATTGGAAGATGGGAGACTACAAGAATACTCGCATCCCGTTAGAGTCTCTTACCTTTTGCAAAAGTTTCCTGACTCTTTTATCTGCAATTCCGATGAAATGGGTTTCGACGACGTCGTTTTGGGTGTCACCGACGATGAGGAGCTCCAGCTTGGCCAAATCTACTTCGCCCTTCCCCTCTCCCTTCTCAACCGCCGCCTCCTTCCCCAGGATATGGCCGCATTGGCCGTCAAAGCCAGCTCTGCTCTTGGACGGAATGTTGTCGTCTTCTCCGCCAAGAATCCGCCGGGAAATGCTGGATCTTGGCGGCGGAGAGGGAAGTTCTCGGCGAGGTTGAATGTCATACCCGAATGA